The window GTATTTGTGGGCCCGTTAGTAGGTAGGTACCgtcgtaatgtctatttcaaaGCAGCAGTACTAGCATTGTGTgcccgtttgaaggacatcgaCAGTGTTGAGGAGTcgacttaacattttatgtctTAATGTGAAGATTGCAATACGcctttatttttagtaattttaagtttttgtttcattaattacaataaccgCCATTTGCAATACGCCACCATTAATAGCgttgtatttttaagtttttgttgtattaattacaataactgcCATGTCTACATCTACGTCATTGCCGTGCTATTTCGTTGTAAAAGATCTGTGAATTTAGAGTAAATTAAACTAGTAACGAATTTAGATAATTTGACCCTATAGTAGCGGTAAAggttccatataacccgattcctgccgacttccctttatgTATAGTTTCTGTAGAATTTaagtatcattagaacgatttacagaccgcatttatgcatattagtacctatatgttgtgtcgggttcccttttgaaaatgtcATCTTTTATAGTACctttatgttgtgtcgagttccttAGAAAATGTCACCTTTCACCATTACTCTATAGTGCTTTGTATGTATTAATAGTTAACTCTCCATCTCAATAACgacatattttagtataaaaaagcTGCCCCACCTCGTGactatattaaagtatataaaagaaaaaaaccatGAAGCTATCAACGAAACATCCTAATATATTGTCGATGCATCCAGAACTATAGTaactaatcatttatttttatattttttctacaaaattGATACATTTTAAGGAGTGGGGGTTTGACCCCCAAATCCCTAACTCCGCGTCTGTACACATAATTAGCAAACAGGGTATAAAGCAAGGTAATCTCTATCACGACCCGATAAAAGCTAAATTGCTTTATAGTAGACATTTCGTTTAGGCGTTCGTGTTTAGCGGCTATCGCGTCGCTTAATTAAATTGATACCACAGACTTGTGCGTTTGAGGTTTTCTTCGGTGGGAAGAGGGAACAGGGAGTGGGGATGGGGTGTTTGTGGACTTGTTGCCtcatatatttgatttataattttctattgatTCTAATAGTCTGTTTAGGCTCAATTTACACTATCGTAGGAACGGAGCCGTGCATTGCGGTacgtatgtaattatttatagctAGCTTGTAGAAAATTGAACTCTATGCCCATGAAAGTGGCGTTCAGTGTGACGCGCGAAGTGACTACGGTATCGCGGCTTGTGAACGCGCGAGAACACGCGTTGATGAGAGCGGCTACAGGCTAAgcgttcttatattatatttaatgcacatagttaaaattatttgtaactcAATGATAcccatttaataaacaaataattgaaaaaaaatactaaatccGATCCTGATTTTCGCTTGTTTTCCGAAACCTTATAATTGACCATTTTTCATTTCCATCACACCCCCTCTATTTTCCGCGCCGGAAGCGTGCGGTTAGTCCAACGGAACCGGATGTTGTCGGTTAGTGTCGGTGCCGCGTGCCCACGTTTAACCACTGGCTTGATAGTCATCTTGTTTTAcacgcaattttatttataaccctCAAATCTTTGTACTAATGGAAATTGGTTACGGTCTAAATACGTATGGTAGGGACGTGATGTTAATAACTTGTGAAGTATCAAGATTGTGAAGATATGTATAACTATGGATTTGTCTTATggaacatttattaaaaaaatattcttggtCATTGATTAAGGTACATTGTAATACTTATTGCCTGTTTTAGCggggaaaataaataaatctaatagtTGACTCTCTCTCGTAATTTTTTGTACTGACGTGCAATgttatttaatcaataaaattaaaattttattcaagtttCACAAATAAGGATCTAAATACTTGGAGAACTTATAGGGAAATCCATATTTTCTATCATTTGGAGAAATAGGTCTTCTTGACTTAAAGTTTAGAGAAGCTCCTTATAAGTGCTTAGCTCGCACCCTCATAATACTACGCAGGAACAAAGACTGATAATAATTAGATCTTTTGTCTCATCGGGGTAGCGACTTTTTTCAAACTATTTCTAAAGATTTCTGAACTTTATCTTggaggccgttcaagtattacgtaacacaagTTGGAAGGTAGGGGGGGATCTTGTAAAATCATACGATACGTAACAGGCGCGTTacgtaacattggattttttattttaaaacaataacaaaggtatttagcgattttccggtactttgtgaataaattgtaattttagagttacgtaactttttgAGGGGGGCGTACAGGataacgttacggcgcgttacaggGGGAGGCGGTGTCAGAAATCTTcgaaaattgcgttacgtaatacttgaacggccccttggCATACGCCCTGCTGCACGATGGACCGACTTGAAAAAGGCAACGGGTAGCTGATGGATGCGGCTGCTCAAGACAGGGATGGTTGGTGCTCACTTGGagaggcctacgttcagcagtggatggCGACAGGCTGATTGATGCTCGCACCCAAGACATCATGGGTCGAAAACTATGAATGTATGAATTACAACTTTGGCTATCTGATCAAGCCATGAGGTCATCTTATATTTGTattcagtcctggatttgtaaacaGGCCGAATAGGttgcggcctatgggcggcagcctcttagtggcggcagatttcagaggacgctcactcgattaaTTTAATCATTCGCTTATTTAACTtgagtgccttccataatacaatcaaatggaaaattattaagtattttggaaaccttcatacatacatacatacatacatacatacataaacgtacctacatggggcggcggaaataaagtggcctacactttgaaacaatataaatccggtacatttgtattgtttttttatgaattttatataccaCGGGAAAGGTTATCTTCAGAATTTGTATTAAGGGATGTAAATAAGTCAGACATTTTAATGCGTATTCATTTTATTCTCCGTCATATTGCCAGCTTTATAACATTGCTTACGCGAAGACGAAGTCCATTCAACTACtatcaataaataacattaatatttttagaattaagcattgttttaggtatttatttacgCTAGCAACATTACAGAATTACATCGAAGCGTGGCAACACATTttagtaataacataatttatttttatcgtttaaAACATGGctgatttatttacatacaaaatatttaaataattcatctAAAAAGGATAAATTAATGAGGACTTTCGTTGTCATTAGTCATAATGTAGTTAGTAATAGAGCTggctgtaaaatataaaaaaacattaatcttTGATTTAATTCCCTTTTTGAATTTTGGAACACTTTTCCCCTTaccattgaattttatttacttcgcCCAAATTCTGACTGCCCctctatatgaaataattttgcgGATATTATAGCTATGTACTGTtttaaagtcttttaaaagatttaaaaatcatgaaattgacgaaataataataaaatacctacacTACTTACATGAGCATTATAAAAGCATACTGCTGTAAACTTTGAATGAatctattatttacaatattaactaaccagcgtaataaataaatacaagagGATTTAAACACGTTCTTATTTACAACAATATACAATTATGGGATGACAGTGATTTTTGTACGTTACATTCTTAATCGAATTCATTTTATACTAACGAGAATCTTTACGTCGTAGAGTTTTGACCTTTTGgtgaataaattgtttaattttaaaaagatactTATTCTAACTTGTTGATGTAGCAAGTCCTTGATGTAGAGTTACTTGATAACTGTTATGTTTTTGATCAAACGTTACGGTGTAATCTCTTACATTTGAATGCCGCTACCAAAATGTCAAAACTCACAGCaccttatacaataaaatatgtttaaaaatcctAATACTTAAACTGACTACCTATACattaatgtttacaataaacgatTTGGCATTTAACACTGACGTGACTAGTCCGTGGCACGTTCAATACTGTCCGTCCGCTCCGCCGTCAGTCCTGCGGGCGGGCTCCAGCGGACACTACACTAGGCTCGAGCGGCGCGCGCGACGTCACCGGCGACGCGGGCAGCGGCTGCAGCTGCTGCGGCGCCTGCGCACCGAAGTATACGCCCGGCTCGTTCGAGAACTGGGGGTGGATCGGCAGCGGCGTGTGCGGCATCGACGTCGGCCGCGACTCGTGGTACAGGATCGGCACGCGCACCAGTCGCTGCGCCGCGTGCGCCATGTTGGCCGCCTCCAGCTCCGCCGCCAGCTGCCGCTTCCACTTGTTACGTCTGTTCTGGAACCAGATCTTCACTTGCGTTTCCGTGAGGTGCAGGCTTGCGGCCAGCCCAGCGCGTTCTGAACTACTCAAGTATCGCTTCATGTCAAAAGTTGACTCCAGTTGGAAAACTTGCGAACGAGAAAACACTGTCCGCGTTTTCTTCTTTCGCTTGCCCAAATTGGTGTTGGGGTCTCGTTTCTCGTCTTTGTCGAAGTCGTCGCTTTCGTCTATATCTGGATCGAGGTCCTGGGGTCCTGCTGCTGGGGGTAGAGTGCGGGGGTGCAGGCGGGGCGAGAGCGCGGCGAGGGCGCGACGGCGATGGGGGCGTGGGTGCGCGCGGCGGGCTGCGGGGCCGGGGAGCCGCCCGCTGAGCCCTCCTCGTTGGTCGTCGAGTCCTCTGTAACAATATTTCCTGTATTCGCAAACGAAATGCAATAATGTTATGTGTTGGAATCACGCCCTACGAGGCAGCACCCCTGCGAGGCGtgaataatatgttttcattgttatttccAAACAAAATGTGTGCAATCATAACAGTCGGGCTGAACAGAAATTGTTCGACAAAATAATGTGACCTACAAAACTACATTGGGTGTTGATTATAGAGTGAGTATAACGACTTTCTCACTGAACAGAAATCCGTCAAATTGCCCAATGGCAAGCGTCGCCGTTCAATTGAAAGTCAGATTGAGTGAGAGTTTAATTGGATACAACGATAGGTACGCGATATGTGTCGGATTTGGTCCGGCGTGAAGCCGTAGAAACGCAATCCGCTCTGATTTGTTGTGCTCTATTGACTTTACACGAAACATCCATAATAGCGACTgtacatattgttttaaaagtgtcttggtttaaattattattgttctgATACCTTATTCCCAAATTTGATCATATTACTGTACATAGTGGAACGTTTGATTGACTTCGTTGTCGTAATGacgtaattaaaaaacattcctcgtctttttattttcatcatgttagacttattatttgaataattaataacttgtaaaaacttaatatattgtatgtcaTATtcatggggggggggggggggaaaTCAgagaaaaaggtttttattgtcATGCAATAATCCATACAAAagtaaatcttattatttatttcactgaACACATTTTGCTTACGAAGCAATGTGGCATTGAGAGGTTAATACttgtaaatacaataagtaCAAGGGACTAATTACTTGTACGCGGCTTATTCGATATTTGCTTTCGCAAATATTAAGACACATGTTGttgaatatgtatattttgctgagagatatttataatctttatttctaATGCCTTTGATGAAGGGTAACGTAAAGTAAATTACTGAgttgtattatattgtattgggctgggattttataataaaaatgttttcgagAACACATAGTAGAGGCATTTCAGTTGACGCAACAAACCatcttcaaatttaaatttcgaatgcgtTCGAAATTCCAAAGCAAAATTGGAATATGGAAGTTGGCGCGAAGTCGGATGTCATCAACGATGTCATACGGATGGGTACGTTTGAATATTCAATATTCACGTTCGTACCATATTCTGCTCTCAAAGCTGTATATCAAAGTTCATATTTCATTGCAGTGGTGTTTCTATACAATAACCAGCGTTAGGAGATCTGTGTGATTTAATGTGTGTGAAGCTGACGGGTCAGCGTATGTTGGTGTTTTGTTGGAATTGATTTTCGAAGCCGCGCACTCATAATCCTTTGTTACCGGTGGCTCGGTGTTTACACAAACGCTTAGCACTATAAGCAGTTTATGAGTTAGAACAACGACGGGTGGatgtttgatttgtttattgtttgtgacgtcatattataattatttcttttttatttttaaactagttatGATATACTTGACAGCTAATTGCGTATGTCGCCATACTCTACGGTAGAATTCGAAAGTAAAAAGTTGCTACAGATTAAACTTAGTTTGGAAAAAGGTTGACTTTTGGATAGTTAAAGACTTATTACTTATTGGAAGTAATTAACTCTAAAAGCCTTTCTTTGAGCACTGATGACGGCACAAGAGCTTTGCAACgactataatatgaaaaaagtatttatacttCAGTCTTGtaagtagtttttattataatttaataaaacacaatcgATTCTTGCTTCGGGTTCGACTacgtatattaattaattactacttttaaaaatctatGGAGCGTTCCTTGACGTTTAGATTAAGGAAACTGTCTAgcgattttttatttcttaaacatGGCGAAATTCTGTTTTAACAATGTTCgcttgtttttaatttacgatAGAGGTACTCCtttagaaaatatgaaaaatatccACAATCATATTTAGCCAGGAGATTAAACAACACAAAATACAAGACCCATTCATCCgactcaataataattaaaaaagcgcAAAAATGGCGCGGCCGTCGCTCAAGCGTCGTTCAAAAACCGCattcgaaaattaaaacaaccGCACGCAACGTTACGTGGCAACACCGCTTTTGGCGCGAACGAATTCAAATGTGGAACTCGGGAGAGCGAGGGAGACGGACAGGCCACTAATCCGTAGTGCGAACGAGACAGCACGACGCTTGACGTTTCGCGAGTGTTGCTATACGTGAATAATTGTAGGAGGATGGTAGAAAAGCATTGTACGGTCGGTTTGGGCCGCGTGAAATGGCGTCGCCTTTGTCTCGGAGTGGATGGGTTTTGGGGAAATTAAAGCAGAGACGAGCGGGGTTGAGTGTGGCGTTACTACTATTGCTTGTTTAGCGGAAATGTACGTTTATTGTACGGACAACAATCATTCCCGCTTTGTGTGCGAATGCGTCGTATTTGTTGCGTTCGCGATGCTGATTGTTTTAATGAGTTGCTATCCGACATGCGATGACATGTTTTGGgtactttatatttgtattcagttttggtgaaaatacttatttataattacaaaaatatttagaaactggttatgttatttttcgactaaaccatatttataaaacgtatttcGGTATTAAATTTGAGTAATGGCAGTTAATGAGATGTCGGCTTGCAGAAAAATGATGTAACGTAACTGCTTTGCAAATTACCAGTCTGTAATTCTGCTCAATAATCCCTAGAAACAATGATTGTAGTCATGTGTTAAATTTCAAGCTGGCCACGACTCTCTAAGACAATGTGTGTATCAAGTCGTTGATCAATGCATTACACATTGCATTTTTcgttagaacacaacaaatcaGCGCGCGGTGCGGGCGACACGGCTTAGCACCGGTGCGGCTTCGCTGCGGTCATCGATTCAACGCACCGGCACCGCCGCGCCGGCTCCGGTTACTGCCGAGCACTCGCCGCCGATACTGAGATTTCAGTATAGATTTTATATCATCTTGGTCGTCACGttgttttatactattaaaCGAACACTggctcggtgacgtagttgtaatgcagTATGGATGTCTTGGGTTTGATTTACGACTaaagttgtattatttttattcagtctCCAGACTAAGTCTGTCCGAGGTCTGGAATTATTGCCTAGAATTGGCAATAGGGTCCTCTACTATTACATAGAATGTAACGATGTGTTATACATTAAAGTGGATATCATTTTGCGGGATGTGAGTTTACGAATGTAAGTGATGCAACATGGAAAATATACGCCCTAAACCACATTCATGCAACAGTCAACCTTGTCTTGTCGATAGTAGAGTCTCTTTCCAAGAAACCCTTGATGTTTCATTAGACTTGCCTAGCATAAACTATTTCTAAgaaatctacatattataaaacaaagtacctgCCGCGTCTGCCTTAACGCGATGAACTCCAAAACTATcaaacggatttcaatgaatttGGTTTGGACATAGTCTGTAATCCTAGAAAGTAAATAGGccacttttatcccgaaaaaactcaGTAACGCgtgcaaagccgcgagcaaaagctaattaatataataaatgcaatattttttgtctgtaACGTTTTCAAagataaactactttttatttatcacataccgAATTTTACGCAAACGAAGCAGGAG of the Manduca sexta isolate Smith_Timp_Sample1 chromosome 18, JHU_Msex_v1.0, whole genome shotgun sequence genome contains:
- the LOC115447106 gene encoding LOW QUALITY PROTEIN: homeobox protein Hmx (The sequence of the model RefSeq protein was modified relative to this genomic sequence to represent the inferred CDS: inserted 2 bases in 1 codon; deleted 1 base in 1 codon), whose product is MDSPVSSQDDRDIEVNVVSGASSPDITSSPTRNEQKSPFYELKKDKEEKATGSAPYTSFSISSILNRAEPRRESNVLEAALAANHFGNANDAMLSRLGLISQWSALAGRYGGLVPAPWYWQRPQERTSPPREDSTTNEEGSAGGXPRPRSPPRAPTPPSPSRPRRASPRLHPRTLPPAAGPQDLDPDIDESDDFDKDEKRDPNTNLGKRKKKTRTVFSRSQVFQLESTFDMKRYLSSSERAGLAASLHLTETQVKIWFQNRRNKWKRQLAAELEAANMAHAAQRLVRVPILYHESRPTSMPHTPLPIHPQFSNEPGVYFGAQAPQQLQPLPASPVTSRAPLEPSVVSAGARPQD